One genomic region from Magallana gigas chromosome 3, xbMagGiga1.1, whole genome shotgun sequence encodes:
- the LOC105332048 gene encoding ARF GTPase-activating protein GIT2 isoform X1 — MSRTKVRAASEVCADCTAPDPTWASINRGVLICDECCSVHRSLGRHISQVKSLTKGQWSPTLLAMVQHLANHGANSIWEHSLLDPSQSKHGKKKPSPRDQVHPVKTEFIRSKYQFLQFVNKQKDGELNSIDDLSKQLHSSVRTNNLETCLRLLSKGADPNYFHPEKGNCPLHVAAQSGQPLQVELLVVYGADPGAYDSNGKTPIDHAKAEDHMDLADRLVECQYELTDRLAFYLCQRKPDHRTGIHFKIPEMADSSLDMSELAKQAKKKLQALPNHLFEELAMDVYDEVDRRENDEHWLQTHDNKALVSDRQGVPFLPLNPDFSATRNQGRQKLARFNAREFATLIIDILNDAKRRQTGVMSPVQTPKEPDKLPSQVVQRKTNFNSIASDEEPIYDQVASDEDYSSIDNLSIKSAGMKDSSLAQPPAVPRKSTRRQNSAGNLRSEGDLKQENVYPVKQGSPCIPRKSQRIRSYGNLRSYGDLIRSHRRVSLVPHPPTVPEAMVEGPVSTEEFLQMKKKLSTMEFRMQQILKTNQDLQKERDDLTQLVQTLTKEISILRKQAQHQQSPPTTLPNGYSPDRGDDSGRTGTPRSGTRPSSGTRPSSGTRPQSMFEPREREQRLSNKTPSKDSLPTAYSVSNIHKSEETDSNRVQSSSSGSGAEEIQCAYPPDLSHYDCPSSLPVHLDEELPSQEEVMRKTEKITKNIQELHKSGQDGKHDSFGHCADKIYEAVKEMAALFPKNSRISTVRHALNSLTSSAARLQEECQDTNMGDLEPELDLPFKTQQVMQCAFDIARAAKELVTLFQ; from the exons TCTGAGGTGTGCGCCGACTGTACTGCCCCAG atCCCACATGGGCCTCCATCAACCGGGGTGTCCTAATCTGTGATGAGTGCTGCAGTGTCCATCGAAGTCTGGGTCGCCACATTTCTCAGGTCAAATCACTGACCAAGGGACAATGGAGTCCCACACTGTTAGCT ATGGTGCAGCATTTAGCTAACCATGGAGCCAACAGTATTTGGGAGCATTCTCTGCTAGACCCCTCACAGAGCAAGCATGGCAAGAAAAAACCCAGTCCCAGAGATCAAGTCCA TCCAGTAAAAACAGAATTCATCAGATCAAAGTACCAGTTCTTACAGTTTGTTAACAAGCAGAAAGATGGTGAACTCAATTCCATTGATGATTTGAGCAAG CAATTACACTCAAGTGTTAGAACCAACAATTTAGAGACATGCTTACGCCTTCTGTCTAAAGGAGCGGATCCAAATTACTTTCACCCT gagaaAGGAAATTGTCCTTTGCATGTAGCAGCCCAGAGTGGTCAACCATTACAAGTGGAACTGTTGGTAGTGTATGGTGCTGACCCAGGGGCATACGACTCCAATGGGAAAACACCCATCGACCATGCAAA AGCTGAAGATCATATGGATTTGGCGGACAGACTTGTTGAGTGTCAGTACGAGCTGACAGATAGACTGGCATTTTATCTTTGTCAACGAAAACCTG ATCATAGGACAggcattcatttcaaaatacCGGAGATGGCAGATAG TTCTCTAGACATGTCAGAGCTAGCTAAGCAGGCAAAGAAAAAGCTGCAAGCA CTTCCAAATCACTTATTTGAAGAGCTTGCCATGGATGTGTATGATGAGGTTGACAGAAGAGAAAATGATGAGC ATTGGTTACAAACTCATGACAACAAGGCTTTAGTCAGTGATCGGCAGGGGGTGCCTTTTCTTCCCCTCAACCCAGATTTTTCAGCCACACGCAATCAG GGCCGTCAGAAGCTTGCCAGATTCAATGCAAGGGAGTTTGCCACATTAATTATAGACATTTTAAATGACGCAAAAAGAAGACAAACAGGAGTGATGTCCCCTGTTCAGACTCCCAAAGAACCAG ACAAATTGCCCAGTCAAGTTGTTCAAAGGAAAACAAACTTCAACAGCATTGCGAGTGATGAGGAGCCGATCTATGACCAGGTGGCATCAGACGAGGACTACAGCAGCATTGACAACCTCAGCATCAAAAGTGCTGGCATGAAAGACAGCTCTCTTGCCCAGCCCCCAGCA GTTCCAAGGAAAAGCACAAGGAGACAAAATTCAGCAGGCAATCTCAGGTCGGAAGGTGATCTGAAACAGGAAAATGTTTACCCTGTCAAACAAGGGTCGCCATGT ATACCTAGAAAGAGTCAGAGGATTAGGTCCTATGGAAATCTAAGGTCATATGGTGACCTTATAAGGTCACATAGAAGGGTTAGCCTAGTACCACAT CCCCCCACTGTTCCGGAAGCCATGGTAGAGGGACCAGTCTCCACAGAAGAATTCCTACAGATGAAGAAGAAGCTGTCCACAATGGAGTTCAGAATGCAACAAATTCTGAAGACAAATCAGGACCTACAGAAGGAGAGGGATGACCTCACACAACTG GTGCAAACTCTTACAAAAGAGATTTCAATACTAAGAAAACAAGCCCAGCACCAGCAGAGTCCTCCAACCACACTACCCAATGGGTACAGCCCTGACCGTGGGGATGACAGTGGACGGACAGGTACCCCCAGGTCAGGGACACGCCCATCATCAGGGACACGCCCCTCTTCTGGGACACGCCCACAATCGATGTTTGAGCCTCGAGAACGGGAGCAGCGTTTATCTAACAAA ACTCCATCCAAAGATTCACTGCCCACAGCTTACTCTGTGTCCAATATCCACAAATCAGAAGAAACTGAT TCAAACCGTGTGCAATCTTCAAGTTCAGGATCGGGGGCGGAGGAGATACAGTGTGCCTACCCCCCTGATCTCTCCCACTACGACTGTCCTAGCTCACTGCCTGTCCACCTGGACGAGGAACTCCCCAGTCAGGAGGAGGTGATGAGGAAGACGGAGAAGATCACAAAGAACATCCAGGAACTCCACAAATCTGGTCAGGACGGGAAGCACGATAG CTTTGGACATTGTGCTGACAAAATCTATGAGGCAGTGAAAGAAATGGCAGCATTGTTTCCAAAg aacTCCAGAATCAGCACAGTTCGCCATGCATTAAACTCTTTAACATCGAGTGCTGCTCGGCTACAAGAAGAATGCCAAGACACAAACATGGGTGACCTCGAGCCCGAACTTGATCTTCCATTTAAAACTCAACAAGTGATGCAGTGTGCTTTTGACATTGCAAGAGCTGCTAAAGAACTTGTTACATTGTTTCAGTGA
- the LOC105332048 gene encoding ARF GTPase-activating protein GIT2 isoform X3, translating to MSRTKVRAASEVCADCTAPDPTWASINRGVLICDECCSVHRSLGRHISQVKSLTKGQWSPTLLAMVQHLANHGANSIWEHSLLDPSQSKHGKKKPSPRDQVHPVKTEFIRSKYQFLQFVNKQKDGELNSIDDLSKQLHSSVRTNNLETCLRLLSKGADPNYFHPEKGNCPLHVAAQSGQPLQVELLVVYGADPGAYDSNGKTPIDHAKAEDHMDLADRLVECQYELTDRLAFYLCQRKPDHRTGIHFKIPEMADSSLDMSELAKQAKKKLQALPNHLFEELAMDVYDEVDRRENDEHWLQTHDNKALVSDRQGVPFLPLNPDFSATRNQGRQKLARFNAREFATLIIDILNDAKRRQTGVMSPVQTPKEPDKLPSQVVQRKTNFNSIASDEEPIYDQVASDEDYSSIDNLSIKSAGMKDSSLAQPPANPDNDSDTLLKSIILEPPTVPEAMVEGPVSTEEFLQMKKKLSTMEFRMQQILKTNQDLQKERDDLTQLVQTLTKEISILRKQAQHQQSPPTTLPNGYSPDRGDDSGRTGTPRSGTRPSSGTRPSSGTRPQSMFEPREREQRLSNKTPSKDSLPTAYSVSNIHKSEETDSNRVQSSSSGSGAEEIQCAYPPDLSHYDCPSSLPVHLDEELPSQEEVMRKTEKITKNIQELHKSGQDGKHDSFGHCADKIYEAVKEMAALFPKNSRISTVRHALNSLTSSAARLQEECQDTNMGDLEPELDLPFKTQQVMQCAFDIARAAKELVTLFQ from the exons TCTGAGGTGTGCGCCGACTGTACTGCCCCAG atCCCACATGGGCCTCCATCAACCGGGGTGTCCTAATCTGTGATGAGTGCTGCAGTGTCCATCGAAGTCTGGGTCGCCACATTTCTCAGGTCAAATCACTGACCAAGGGACAATGGAGTCCCACACTGTTAGCT ATGGTGCAGCATTTAGCTAACCATGGAGCCAACAGTATTTGGGAGCATTCTCTGCTAGACCCCTCACAGAGCAAGCATGGCAAGAAAAAACCCAGTCCCAGAGATCAAGTCCA TCCAGTAAAAACAGAATTCATCAGATCAAAGTACCAGTTCTTACAGTTTGTTAACAAGCAGAAAGATGGTGAACTCAATTCCATTGATGATTTGAGCAAG CAATTACACTCAAGTGTTAGAACCAACAATTTAGAGACATGCTTACGCCTTCTGTCTAAAGGAGCGGATCCAAATTACTTTCACCCT gagaaAGGAAATTGTCCTTTGCATGTAGCAGCCCAGAGTGGTCAACCATTACAAGTGGAACTGTTGGTAGTGTATGGTGCTGACCCAGGGGCATACGACTCCAATGGGAAAACACCCATCGACCATGCAAA AGCTGAAGATCATATGGATTTGGCGGACAGACTTGTTGAGTGTCAGTACGAGCTGACAGATAGACTGGCATTTTATCTTTGTCAACGAAAACCTG ATCATAGGACAggcattcatttcaaaatacCGGAGATGGCAGATAG TTCTCTAGACATGTCAGAGCTAGCTAAGCAGGCAAAGAAAAAGCTGCAAGCA CTTCCAAATCACTTATTTGAAGAGCTTGCCATGGATGTGTATGATGAGGTTGACAGAAGAGAAAATGATGAGC ATTGGTTACAAACTCATGACAACAAGGCTTTAGTCAGTGATCGGCAGGGGGTGCCTTTTCTTCCCCTCAACCCAGATTTTTCAGCCACACGCAATCAG GGCCGTCAGAAGCTTGCCAGATTCAATGCAAGGGAGTTTGCCACATTAATTATAGACATTTTAAATGACGCAAAAAGAAGACAAACAGGAGTGATGTCCCCTGTTCAGACTCCCAAAGAACCAG ACAAATTGCCCAGTCAAGTTGTTCAAAGGAAAACAAACTTCAACAGCATTGCGAGTGATGAGGAGCCGATCTATGACCAGGTGGCATCAGACGAGGACTACAGCAGCATTGACAACCTCAGCATCAAAAGTGCTGGCATGAAAGACAGCTCTCTTGCCCAGCCCCCAGCA AACCCAGATAATGATTCAGACAccttattaaaatcaataattctgGAG CCCCCCACTGTTCCGGAAGCCATGGTAGAGGGACCAGTCTCCACAGAAGAATTCCTACAGATGAAGAAGAAGCTGTCCACAATGGAGTTCAGAATGCAACAAATTCTGAAGACAAATCAGGACCTACAGAAGGAGAGGGATGACCTCACACAACTG GTGCAAACTCTTACAAAAGAGATTTCAATACTAAGAAAACAAGCCCAGCACCAGCAGAGTCCTCCAACCACACTACCCAATGGGTACAGCCCTGACCGTGGGGATGACAGTGGACGGACAGGTACCCCCAGGTCAGGGACACGCCCATCATCAGGGACACGCCCCTCTTCTGGGACACGCCCACAATCGATGTTTGAGCCTCGAGAACGGGAGCAGCGTTTATCTAACAAA ACTCCATCCAAAGATTCACTGCCCACAGCTTACTCTGTGTCCAATATCCACAAATCAGAAGAAACTGAT TCAAACCGTGTGCAATCTTCAAGTTCAGGATCGGGGGCGGAGGAGATACAGTGTGCCTACCCCCCTGATCTCTCCCACTACGACTGTCCTAGCTCACTGCCTGTCCACCTGGACGAGGAACTCCCCAGTCAGGAGGAGGTGATGAGGAAGACGGAGAAGATCACAAAGAACATCCAGGAACTCCACAAATCTGGTCAGGACGGGAAGCACGATAG CTTTGGACATTGTGCTGACAAAATCTATGAGGCAGTGAAAGAAATGGCAGCATTGTTTCCAAAg aacTCCAGAATCAGCACAGTTCGCCATGCATTAAACTCTTTAACATCGAGTGCTGCTCGGCTACAAGAAGAATGCCAAGACACAAACATGGGTGACCTCGAGCCCGAACTTGATCTTCCATTTAAAACTCAACAAGTGATGCAGTGTGCTTTTGACATTGCAAGAGCTGCTAAAGAACTTGTTACATTGTTTCAGTGA
- the LOC105332048 gene encoding ARF GTPase-activating protein GIT2 isoform X2, whose product MSRTKVRAASEVCADCTAPDPTWASINRGVLICDECCSVHRSLGRHISQVKSLTKGQWSPTLLAMVQHLANHGANSIWEHSLLDPSQSKHGKKKPSPRDQVHPVKTEFIRSKYQFLQFVNKQKDGELNSIDDLSKQLHSSVRTNNLETCLRLLSKGADPNYFHPEKGNCPLHVAAQSGQPLQVELLVVYGADPGAYDSNGKTPIDHAKAEDHMDLADRLVECQYELTDRLAFYLCQRKPDHRTGIHFKIPEMADSSLDMSELAKQAKKKLQALPNHLFEELAMDVYDEVDRRENDEHWLQTHDNKALVSDRQGVPFLPLNPDFSATRNQGRQKLARFNAREFATLIIDILNDAKRRQTGVMSPVQTPKEPDKLPSQVVQRKTNFNSIASDEEPIYDQVASDEDYSSIDNLSIKSAGMKDSSLAQPPAVPRKSTRRQNSAGNLRSEGDLKQENVYPVKQGSPCPPTVPEAMVEGPVSTEEFLQMKKKLSTMEFRMQQILKTNQDLQKERDDLTQLVQTLTKEISILRKQAQHQQSPPTTLPNGYSPDRGDDSGRTGTPRSGTRPSSGTRPSSGTRPQSMFEPREREQRLSNKTPSKDSLPTAYSVSNIHKSEETDSNRVQSSSSGSGAEEIQCAYPPDLSHYDCPSSLPVHLDEELPSQEEVMRKTEKITKNIQELHKSGQDGKHDSFGHCADKIYEAVKEMAALFPKNSRISTVRHALNSLTSSAARLQEECQDTNMGDLEPELDLPFKTQQVMQCAFDIARAAKELVTLFQ is encoded by the exons TCTGAGGTGTGCGCCGACTGTACTGCCCCAG atCCCACATGGGCCTCCATCAACCGGGGTGTCCTAATCTGTGATGAGTGCTGCAGTGTCCATCGAAGTCTGGGTCGCCACATTTCTCAGGTCAAATCACTGACCAAGGGACAATGGAGTCCCACACTGTTAGCT ATGGTGCAGCATTTAGCTAACCATGGAGCCAACAGTATTTGGGAGCATTCTCTGCTAGACCCCTCACAGAGCAAGCATGGCAAGAAAAAACCCAGTCCCAGAGATCAAGTCCA TCCAGTAAAAACAGAATTCATCAGATCAAAGTACCAGTTCTTACAGTTTGTTAACAAGCAGAAAGATGGTGAACTCAATTCCATTGATGATTTGAGCAAG CAATTACACTCAAGTGTTAGAACCAACAATTTAGAGACATGCTTACGCCTTCTGTCTAAAGGAGCGGATCCAAATTACTTTCACCCT gagaaAGGAAATTGTCCTTTGCATGTAGCAGCCCAGAGTGGTCAACCATTACAAGTGGAACTGTTGGTAGTGTATGGTGCTGACCCAGGGGCATACGACTCCAATGGGAAAACACCCATCGACCATGCAAA AGCTGAAGATCATATGGATTTGGCGGACAGACTTGTTGAGTGTCAGTACGAGCTGACAGATAGACTGGCATTTTATCTTTGTCAACGAAAACCTG ATCATAGGACAggcattcatttcaaaatacCGGAGATGGCAGATAG TTCTCTAGACATGTCAGAGCTAGCTAAGCAGGCAAAGAAAAAGCTGCAAGCA CTTCCAAATCACTTATTTGAAGAGCTTGCCATGGATGTGTATGATGAGGTTGACAGAAGAGAAAATGATGAGC ATTGGTTACAAACTCATGACAACAAGGCTTTAGTCAGTGATCGGCAGGGGGTGCCTTTTCTTCCCCTCAACCCAGATTTTTCAGCCACACGCAATCAG GGCCGTCAGAAGCTTGCCAGATTCAATGCAAGGGAGTTTGCCACATTAATTATAGACATTTTAAATGACGCAAAAAGAAGACAAACAGGAGTGATGTCCCCTGTTCAGACTCCCAAAGAACCAG ACAAATTGCCCAGTCAAGTTGTTCAAAGGAAAACAAACTTCAACAGCATTGCGAGTGATGAGGAGCCGATCTATGACCAGGTGGCATCAGACGAGGACTACAGCAGCATTGACAACCTCAGCATCAAAAGTGCTGGCATGAAAGACAGCTCTCTTGCCCAGCCCCCAGCA GTTCCAAGGAAAAGCACAAGGAGACAAAATTCAGCAGGCAATCTCAGGTCGGAAGGTGATCTGAAACAGGAAAATGTTTACCCTGTCAAACAAGGGTCGCCATGT CCCCCCACTGTTCCGGAAGCCATGGTAGAGGGACCAGTCTCCACAGAAGAATTCCTACAGATGAAGAAGAAGCTGTCCACAATGGAGTTCAGAATGCAACAAATTCTGAAGACAAATCAGGACCTACAGAAGGAGAGGGATGACCTCACACAACTG GTGCAAACTCTTACAAAAGAGATTTCAATACTAAGAAAACAAGCCCAGCACCAGCAGAGTCCTCCAACCACACTACCCAATGGGTACAGCCCTGACCGTGGGGATGACAGTGGACGGACAGGTACCCCCAGGTCAGGGACACGCCCATCATCAGGGACACGCCCCTCTTCTGGGACACGCCCACAATCGATGTTTGAGCCTCGAGAACGGGAGCAGCGTTTATCTAACAAA ACTCCATCCAAAGATTCACTGCCCACAGCTTACTCTGTGTCCAATATCCACAAATCAGAAGAAACTGAT TCAAACCGTGTGCAATCTTCAAGTTCAGGATCGGGGGCGGAGGAGATACAGTGTGCCTACCCCCCTGATCTCTCCCACTACGACTGTCCTAGCTCACTGCCTGTCCACCTGGACGAGGAACTCCCCAGTCAGGAGGAGGTGATGAGGAAGACGGAGAAGATCACAAAGAACATCCAGGAACTCCACAAATCTGGTCAGGACGGGAAGCACGATAG CTTTGGACATTGTGCTGACAAAATCTATGAGGCAGTGAAAGAAATGGCAGCATTGTTTCCAAAg aacTCCAGAATCAGCACAGTTCGCCATGCATTAAACTCTTTAACATCGAGTGCTGCTCGGCTACAAGAAGAATGCCAAGACACAAACATGGGTGACCTCGAGCCCGAACTTGATCTTCCATTTAAAACTCAACAAGTGATGCAGTGTGCTTTTGACATTGCAAGAGCTGCTAAAGAACTTGTTACATTGTTTCAGTGA
- the LOC105332048 gene encoding ARF GTPase-activating protein GIT2 isoform X4, which translates to MSRTKVRAASEVCADCTAPDPTWASINRGVLICDECCSVHRSLGRHISQVKSLTKGQWSPTLLAMVQHLANHGANSIWEHSLLDPSQSKHGKKKPSPRDQVHPVKTEFIRSKYQFLQFVNKQKDGELNSIDDLSKQLHSSVRTNNLETCLRLLSKGADPNYFHPEKGNCPLHVAAQSGQPLQVELLVVYGADPGAYDSNGKTPIDHAKAEDHMDLADRLVECQYELTDRLAFYLCQRKPDHRTGIHFKIPEMADSSLDMSELAKQAKKKLQALPNHLFEELAMDVYDEVDRRENDEHWLQTHDNKALVSDRQGVPFLPLNPDFSATRNQGRQKLARFNAREFATLIIDILNDAKRRQTGVMSPVQTPKEPDKLPSQVVQRKTNFNSIASDEEPIYDQVASDEDYSSIDNLSIKSAGMKDSSLAQPPAPPTVPEAMVEGPVSTEEFLQMKKKLSTMEFRMQQILKTNQDLQKERDDLTQLVQTLTKEISILRKQAQHQQSPPTTLPNGYSPDRGDDSGRTGTPRSGTRPSSGTRPSSGTRPQSMFEPREREQRLSNKTPSKDSLPTAYSVSNIHKSEETDSNRVQSSSSGSGAEEIQCAYPPDLSHYDCPSSLPVHLDEELPSQEEVMRKTEKITKNIQELHKSGQDGKHDSFGHCADKIYEAVKEMAALFPKNSRISTVRHALNSLTSSAARLQEECQDTNMGDLEPELDLPFKTQQVMQCAFDIARAAKELVTLFQ; encoded by the exons TCTGAGGTGTGCGCCGACTGTACTGCCCCAG atCCCACATGGGCCTCCATCAACCGGGGTGTCCTAATCTGTGATGAGTGCTGCAGTGTCCATCGAAGTCTGGGTCGCCACATTTCTCAGGTCAAATCACTGACCAAGGGACAATGGAGTCCCACACTGTTAGCT ATGGTGCAGCATTTAGCTAACCATGGAGCCAACAGTATTTGGGAGCATTCTCTGCTAGACCCCTCACAGAGCAAGCATGGCAAGAAAAAACCCAGTCCCAGAGATCAAGTCCA TCCAGTAAAAACAGAATTCATCAGATCAAAGTACCAGTTCTTACAGTTTGTTAACAAGCAGAAAGATGGTGAACTCAATTCCATTGATGATTTGAGCAAG CAATTACACTCAAGTGTTAGAACCAACAATTTAGAGACATGCTTACGCCTTCTGTCTAAAGGAGCGGATCCAAATTACTTTCACCCT gagaaAGGAAATTGTCCTTTGCATGTAGCAGCCCAGAGTGGTCAACCATTACAAGTGGAACTGTTGGTAGTGTATGGTGCTGACCCAGGGGCATACGACTCCAATGGGAAAACACCCATCGACCATGCAAA AGCTGAAGATCATATGGATTTGGCGGACAGACTTGTTGAGTGTCAGTACGAGCTGACAGATAGACTGGCATTTTATCTTTGTCAACGAAAACCTG ATCATAGGACAggcattcatttcaaaatacCGGAGATGGCAGATAG TTCTCTAGACATGTCAGAGCTAGCTAAGCAGGCAAAGAAAAAGCTGCAAGCA CTTCCAAATCACTTATTTGAAGAGCTTGCCATGGATGTGTATGATGAGGTTGACAGAAGAGAAAATGATGAGC ATTGGTTACAAACTCATGACAACAAGGCTTTAGTCAGTGATCGGCAGGGGGTGCCTTTTCTTCCCCTCAACCCAGATTTTTCAGCCACACGCAATCAG GGCCGTCAGAAGCTTGCCAGATTCAATGCAAGGGAGTTTGCCACATTAATTATAGACATTTTAAATGACGCAAAAAGAAGACAAACAGGAGTGATGTCCCCTGTTCAGACTCCCAAAGAACCAG ACAAATTGCCCAGTCAAGTTGTTCAAAGGAAAACAAACTTCAACAGCATTGCGAGTGATGAGGAGCCGATCTATGACCAGGTGGCATCAGACGAGGACTACAGCAGCATTGACAACCTCAGCATCAAAAGTGCTGGCATGAAAGACAGCTCTCTTGCCCAGCCCCCAGCA CCCCCCACTGTTCCGGAAGCCATGGTAGAGGGACCAGTCTCCACAGAAGAATTCCTACAGATGAAGAAGAAGCTGTCCACAATGGAGTTCAGAATGCAACAAATTCTGAAGACAAATCAGGACCTACAGAAGGAGAGGGATGACCTCACACAACTG GTGCAAACTCTTACAAAAGAGATTTCAATACTAAGAAAACAAGCCCAGCACCAGCAGAGTCCTCCAACCACACTACCCAATGGGTACAGCCCTGACCGTGGGGATGACAGTGGACGGACAGGTACCCCCAGGTCAGGGACACGCCCATCATCAGGGACACGCCCCTCTTCTGGGACACGCCCACAATCGATGTTTGAGCCTCGAGAACGGGAGCAGCGTTTATCTAACAAA ACTCCATCCAAAGATTCACTGCCCACAGCTTACTCTGTGTCCAATATCCACAAATCAGAAGAAACTGAT TCAAACCGTGTGCAATCTTCAAGTTCAGGATCGGGGGCGGAGGAGATACAGTGTGCCTACCCCCCTGATCTCTCCCACTACGACTGTCCTAGCTCACTGCCTGTCCACCTGGACGAGGAACTCCCCAGTCAGGAGGAGGTGATGAGGAAGACGGAGAAGATCACAAAGAACATCCAGGAACTCCACAAATCTGGTCAGGACGGGAAGCACGATAG CTTTGGACATTGTGCTGACAAAATCTATGAGGCAGTGAAAGAAATGGCAGCATTGTTTCCAAAg aacTCCAGAATCAGCACAGTTCGCCATGCATTAAACTCTTTAACATCGAGTGCTGCTCGGCTACAAGAAGAATGCCAAGACACAAACATGGGTGACCTCGAGCCCGAACTTGATCTTCCATTTAAAACTCAACAAGTGATGCAGTGTGCTTTTGACATTGCAAGAGCTGCTAAAGAACTTGTTACATTGTTTCAGTGA